From Panthera uncia isolate 11264 chromosome E1, Puncia_PCG_1.0, whole genome shotgun sequence, one genomic window encodes:
- the ODAD4 gene encoding outer dynein arm-docking complex subunit 4 isoform X2, translated as MSDPEADTLRSTFPSYMAEGERLYLCGEFSKAAQSFSNALHLQNGDKNCLVARSKCFLKMGELEKSLQDAEASLQGDPTFCKGILQKAETLYTMGDFEFALVFYHRGYKLRPDREFKVGIQKAQEAINNSVGSPSSIKLKNKGDVSFLSKQAESMKAQQKPHPMRHLVHHPKIESKRKGSLKSEKIVRQLLGELYVDKEYLEKLLLDEDLIKGTIKHGLTVEDLIMTGINYLDTRSNFWRQQKPIYARERDRKLMQEKWLRDRKRQPSQTARYILKSLEDIDMLLSSGNAEGSLQKAEKVLKKVLEWNKEEVPNKDELLGNLYSCIGNAQIELGQMVAALQSHRKDLEIAKEHDLPDAKSRALDNIGRVFARVGKFQQAIDTWEEKIPLAKTTLEKTWLFHEIGRCYLELDQAWQAQHYGEKSQQCAEEEGDIEWQLNASVLVAQAQVKLRDFESAVSNFEKALERAKLVHNNEAQQAIISALDDANKGIIEELKKTNYRETLKEKREKEEAIALENKIMMVREKETMRRERNEPEKVMKHWEREPIENEKETEDKLSQEILRITATGQEENGQREVGGARSFQRTGLGATGQDSRDVAKKASGEAGAERAGNVSRRESREIYRRPSELDQKLSGDLSGKESEGLERKVSEASRKESEVEQRELGGTAEMTTAEDAEEMEKDKKADE; from the exons ATGTCGGACCCAGAAGCTGACACCTTGCGAAGCACCTTTCCCTCTTACATGGCGGAAGGCGAGCGGTTGTATCTGTGCGGGGAGTTCTCTAAAGCTGCCCAGAGCTTCAGCAAC GCTCTTCACCTTCAGAATGGAGATAAGAACTGCCTGGTTGCCCGGTCCAAATGCTTCCTGAAGATGGGAGAGTTGGAGAAATCCCTGCAGGATGCTGAGGCTTCGCTCCAGGGTGACCCGACTTTCTGTAAG GGGATTTTACAAAAGGCTGAGACCTTGTACACCATGGGGGACTTTGAGTTTGCGCTGGTGTTCTATCATCGAGGCTACAAGCTGCGGCCTGACCGAGAATTCAAAGTTGGAATTCAGAAAGcccaggaagccatcaacaacTCAGTGGGAA GTCCTTCTTCAATTAAGCTGAAGAACAAAGGGGACGTCTCCTTCTTGAGCAAGCAGGCTGAG AGTATGAAAGCCCAGCAGAAGCCTCATCCCATGAGACACCTCGTACACCACCCCAAGATAGAGTCCAAGCGGAAGGGCTCGTTGAAGAGTGAGAAGATTGTCCGCCAGCTCCTGGGCGAGCTCTACGTGGACAAGGAGTATCTGGAGAAGCTCCTTTTGGATGAAG ACCTGATCAAAGGCACCATCAAGCACGGCCTGACCGTGGAGGACCTCATCATGACAGGCATCAACTACCTGGACACCCGCAGTAACTTCTGGAGACAGCAGAAGCCCATCTATGCCAGGGAGCGGGACCGGAAGCTGATGCAAGAGAAATGGCTGCGAGACCGCAAACGGCAGCCCTCACAGACAGCTCGCTACATCCTCAAAAGCCTCGAGGACATTGACATGT TGCTGAGCAGCGGCAATGCTGAAGGGAGCCTTCAGAAGGCTGAGAAGGTGCTGAAGAAGGTGCTGGAATGGAACAAAGAGGAGGTGCCCAACAAGGATGAGCTGCTTGGAAACTTGTACAGCTGCATAGGGAACGCCCAGATTGAGCTGGGGCAGATGGTCGCAGCCCTGCAGAGCCACCGGAAGGACCTGGAGATCGCCAAGGAACA TGACCTTCCTGATGCTAAGTCAAGAGCCCTTGACAACATCGGCAGGGTTTTTGCCAGAGTTGGGAAATTCCAGCAAGCCATCGACAC GTGGGAGGAGAAGATCCCTCTGGCAAAAACCACGCTGGAGAAGACCTGGCTGTTCCACGAGATCGGCCGCTGCTACTTGGAGCTGGACCAGGCCTGGCAGGCCCAGCATTACGGGGAGAAGTCCCAGCAGTGTGCTGAGGAAGAAGGGGACATCGAGTGGCAGCTGAACGCCAGCGTTCTGGTGGCACAGGCACAAG TCAAGCTGAGAGACTTCGAGTCGGCCGTGAGCAACTTTGAGAAGGCCCTGGAGAGAGCGAAGCTGGTTCATAACAACGAGGCGCAGCAAGCCATCATCAGC GCCTTGGATGATGCCAACAAGGGTATCATTGAAGAGCTGAAGAAAACGAACTACAGGGAGACactgaaagaaaagagggagaaag AAGAGGCCATTGCATTGGAAAATAAGATCATGATGGTAAGGGAGAAGGAAacaatgagaagagaaagaaacgaGCCTGAGAAGGTGATGAAGCATTGGGAACGAGAGCCAATTGAGAacgagaaagagacagaagacaaGTTGTCTCAGGAGATTCTGAGGATCACAGCAACTGGACAAGAAGAAAACGGGCAGAGAGAAGTAGGGGGAGCCCGTTCCTTTCAGAGAACAGGGCTGGGTGCCACGGGGCAAGATTCAAGAGACGTTGCCAAGAAAGCATCCGGAGAAGCAGGCGCAGAAAGAGCGGGAAATGTGAGCAGAAGGGAATCGAGAGAAATTTACAGGAGGCCTTCAGAACTGGACCAGAAACTCTCAGGGGACTTAAGTGGAAAGGAGTCGGAGGGACTGGAGAGGAAAGTTTCAGAAGCCAGCAGAAAAGAGTCAGAAGTAGAGCAAAGGGAACTGGGAGGAACAGCAGAAATGACCACAGCAGAAGAtgctgaagaaatggaaaaagacaaaaaagcagaTGAATGA
- the ODAD4 gene encoding outer dynein arm-docking complex subunit 4 isoform X3 has protein sequence MSDPEADTLRSTFPSYMAEGERLYLCGEFSKAAQSFSNALHLQNGDKNCLVARSKCFLKMGELEKSLQDAEASLQGDPTFCKGILQKAETLYTMGDFEFALVFYHRGYKLRPDREFKVGIQKAQEAINNSVGSPSSIKLKNKGDVSFLSKQAESMKAQQKPHPMRHLVHHPKIESKRKGSLKSEKIVRQLLGELYVDKEYLEKLLLDEDLIKGTIKHGLTVEDLIMTGINYLDTRSNFWRQQKPIYARERDRKLMQEKWLRDRKRQPSQTARYILKSLEDIDMLLSSGNAEGSLQKAEKVLKKVLEWNKEEVPNKDELLGNLYSCIGNAQIELGQMVAALQSHRKDLEIAKEHDLPDAKSRALDNIGRVFARVGKFQQAIDTWEEKIPLAKTTLEKTWLFHEIGRCYLELDQAWQAQHYGEKSQQCAEEEGDIEWQLNASVLVAQAQGLG, from the exons ATGTCGGACCCAGAAGCTGACACCTTGCGAAGCACCTTTCCCTCTTACATGGCGGAAGGCGAGCGGTTGTATCTGTGCGGGGAGTTCTCTAAAGCTGCCCAGAGCTTCAGCAAC GCTCTTCACCTTCAGAATGGAGATAAGAACTGCCTGGTTGCCCGGTCCAAATGCTTCCTGAAGATGGGAGAGTTGGAGAAATCCCTGCAGGATGCTGAGGCTTCGCTCCAGGGTGACCCGACTTTCTGTAAG GGGATTTTACAAAAGGCTGAGACCTTGTACACCATGGGGGACTTTGAGTTTGCGCTGGTGTTCTATCATCGAGGCTACAAGCTGCGGCCTGACCGAGAATTCAAAGTTGGAATTCAGAAAGcccaggaagccatcaacaacTCAGTGGGAA GTCCTTCTTCAATTAAGCTGAAGAACAAAGGGGACGTCTCCTTCTTGAGCAAGCAGGCTGAG AGTATGAAAGCCCAGCAGAAGCCTCATCCCATGAGACACCTCGTACACCACCCCAAGATAGAGTCCAAGCGGAAGGGCTCGTTGAAGAGTGAGAAGATTGTCCGCCAGCTCCTGGGCGAGCTCTACGTGGACAAGGAGTATCTGGAGAAGCTCCTTTTGGATGAAG ACCTGATCAAAGGCACCATCAAGCACGGCCTGACCGTGGAGGACCTCATCATGACAGGCATCAACTACCTGGACACCCGCAGTAACTTCTGGAGACAGCAGAAGCCCATCTATGCCAGGGAGCGGGACCGGAAGCTGATGCAAGAGAAATGGCTGCGAGACCGCAAACGGCAGCCCTCACAGACAGCTCGCTACATCCTCAAAAGCCTCGAGGACATTGACATGT TGCTGAGCAGCGGCAATGCTGAAGGGAGCCTTCAGAAGGCTGAGAAGGTGCTGAAGAAGGTGCTGGAATGGAACAAAGAGGAGGTGCCCAACAAGGATGAGCTGCTTGGAAACTTGTACAGCTGCATAGGGAACGCCCAGATTGAGCTGGGGCAGATGGTCGCAGCCCTGCAGAGCCACCGGAAGGACCTGGAGATCGCCAAGGAACA TGACCTTCCTGATGCTAAGTCAAGAGCCCTTGACAACATCGGCAGGGTTTTTGCCAGAGTTGGGAAATTCCAGCAAGCCATCGACAC GTGGGAGGAGAAGATCCCTCTGGCAAAAACCACGCTGGAGAAGACCTGGCTGTTCCACGAGATCGGCCGCTGCTACTTGGAGCTGGACCAGGCCTGGCAGGCCCAGCATTACGGGGAGAAGTCCCAGCAGTGTGCTGAGGAAGAAGGGGACATCGAGTGGCAGCTGAACGCCAGCGTTCTGGTGGCACAGGCACAAG GCCTTGGATGA
- the ODAD4 gene encoding outer dynein arm-docking complex subunit 4 isoform X1, with product MALHLQNGDKNCLVARSKCFLKMGELEKSLQDAEASLQGDPTFCKGILQKAETLYTMGDFEFALVFYHRGYKLRPDREFKVGIQKAQEAINNSVGSPSSIKLKNKGDVSFLSKQAESMKAQQKPHPMRHLVHHPKIESKRKGSLKSEKIVRQLLGELYVDKEYLEKLLLDEDLIKGTIKHGLTVEDLIMTGINYLDTRSNFWRQQKPIYARERDRKLMQEKWLRDRKRQPSQTARYILKSLEDIDMLLSSGNAEGSLQKAEKVLKKVLEWNKEEVPNKDELLGNLYSCIGNAQIELGQMVAALQSHRKDLEIAKEHDLPDAKSRALDNIGRVFARVGKFQQAIDTWEEKIPLAKTTLEKTWLFHEIGRCYLELDQAWQAQHYGEKSQQCAEEEGDIEWQLNASVLVAQAQVKLRDFESAVSNFEKALERAKLVHNNEAQQAIISALDDANKGIIEELKKTNYRETLKEKREKEEAIALENKIMMVREKETMRRERNEPEKVMKHWEREPIENEKETEDKLSQEILRITATGQEENGQREVGGARSFQRTGLGATGQDSRDVAKKASGEAGAERAGNVSRRESREIYRRPSELDQKLSGDLSGKESEGLERKVSEASRKESEVEQRELGGTAEMTTAEDAEEMEKDKKADE from the exons ATG GCTCTTCACCTTCAGAATGGAGATAAGAACTGCCTGGTTGCCCGGTCCAAATGCTTCCTGAAGATGGGAGAGTTGGAGAAATCCCTGCAGGATGCTGAGGCTTCGCTCCAGGGTGACCCGACTTTCTGTAAG GGGATTTTACAAAAGGCTGAGACCTTGTACACCATGGGGGACTTTGAGTTTGCGCTGGTGTTCTATCATCGAGGCTACAAGCTGCGGCCTGACCGAGAATTCAAAGTTGGAATTCAGAAAGcccaggaagccatcaacaacTCAGTGGGAA GTCCTTCTTCAATTAAGCTGAAGAACAAAGGGGACGTCTCCTTCTTGAGCAAGCAGGCTGAG AGTATGAAAGCCCAGCAGAAGCCTCATCCCATGAGACACCTCGTACACCACCCCAAGATAGAGTCCAAGCGGAAGGGCTCGTTGAAGAGTGAGAAGATTGTCCGCCAGCTCCTGGGCGAGCTCTACGTGGACAAGGAGTATCTGGAGAAGCTCCTTTTGGATGAAG ACCTGATCAAAGGCACCATCAAGCACGGCCTGACCGTGGAGGACCTCATCATGACAGGCATCAACTACCTGGACACCCGCAGTAACTTCTGGAGACAGCAGAAGCCCATCTATGCCAGGGAGCGGGACCGGAAGCTGATGCAAGAGAAATGGCTGCGAGACCGCAAACGGCAGCCCTCACAGACAGCTCGCTACATCCTCAAAAGCCTCGAGGACATTGACATGT TGCTGAGCAGCGGCAATGCTGAAGGGAGCCTTCAGAAGGCTGAGAAGGTGCTGAAGAAGGTGCTGGAATGGAACAAAGAGGAGGTGCCCAACAAGGATGAGCTGCTTGGAAACTTGTACAGCTGCATAGGGAACGCCCAGATTGAGCTGGGGCAGATGGTCGCAGCCCTGCAGAGCCACCGGAAGGACCTGGAGATCGCCAAGGAACA TGACCTTCCTGATGCTAAGTCAAGAGCCCTTGACAACATCGGCAGGGTTTTTGCCAGAGTTGGGAAATTCCAGCAAGCCATCGACAC GTGGGAGGAGAAGATCCCTCTGGCAAAAACCACGCTGGAGAAGACCTGGCTGTTCCACGAGATCGGCCGCTGCTACTTGGAGCTGGACCAGGCCTGGCAGGCCCAGCATTACGGGGAGAAGTCCCAGCAGTGTGCTGAGGAAGAAGGGGACATCGAGTGGCAGCTGAACGCCAGCGTTCTGGTGGCACAGGCACAAG TCAAGCTGAGAGACTTCGAGTCGGCCGTGAGCAACTTTGAGAAGGCCCTGGAGAGAGCGAAGCTGGTTCATAACAACGAGGCGCAGCAAGCCATCATCAGC GCCTTGGATGATGCCAACAAGGGTATCATTGAAGAGCTGAAGAAAACGAACTACAGGGAGACactgaaagaaaagagggagaaag AAGAGGCCATTGCATTGGAAAATAAGATCATGATGGTAAGGGAGAAGGAAacaatgagaagagaaagaaacgaGCCTGAGAAGGTGATGAAGCATTGGGAACGAGAGCCAATTGAGAacgagaaagagacagaagacaaGTTGTCTCAGGAGATTCTGAGGATCACAGCAACTGGACAAGAAGAAAACGGGCAGAGAGAAGTAGGGGGAGCCCGTTCCTTTCAGAGAACAGGGCTGGGTGCCACGGGGCAAGATTCAAGAGACGTTGCCAAGAAAGCATCCGGAGAAGCAGGCGCAGAAAGAGCGGGAAATGTGAGCAGAAGGGAATCGAGAGAAATTTACAGGAGGCCTTCAGAACTGGACCAGAAACTCTCAGGGGACTTAAGTGGAAAGGAGTCGGAGGGACTGGAGAGGAAAGTTTCAGAAGCCAGCAGAAAAGAGTCAGAAGTAGAGCAAAGGGAACTGGGAGGAACAGCAGAAATGACCACAGCAGAAGAtgctgaagaaatggaaaaagacaaaaaagcagaTGAATGA
- the CNP gene encoding 2',3'-cyclic-nucleotide 3'-phosphodiesterase isoform X1 produces MNRSFSRKSHAFLPKIFFRKMSSSGAKDKPELQFPFLQDEETVATLQECKTLFILRGLPGSGKSTLARVIVDRYRDGTKMVSADAYKINPGIRGDFSEEYKRLDEDLAAYCRRDIRVLVLDDTNHERERLEQLFDMADQYQYQVVLVEPKTAWRLDCAQLKEKNQWQLSADELKKLKPGLEKDFLPLYFGWFLTKKSSESLRKASQAFLEELGNHKAFRKELRHFVSGDEPREKIELVTYFGKRPPGVLHCTTKFCDYGKAAGAEEYAQQDVVKKSYGKAFTLTVTALFVTPKTAGARVELSEQELPLWPNDVDKLSPSDSLPRGSRAHITLGCAGDVEAVQTGIDLLEIVRQEKGGSRGEEVGELHRGKLYSLGSGRWLLSLAKKMEVRAIFTGYYGKGKPVPTHGSRKGGAFQSCTVL; encoded by the exons ATG AATAGAAGCTTCTCCCGAAAGAGCCACGCGTTCCTGCCCAAGATCTTCTTCCGCAAAATGTCATCCTCAGGGGCCAAGGACAAGCCTGAGCTGCAGTTTCCTTTCCTGCAGGATGAGGAGACGGTGGCCACACTGCAAGAGTGCAAGACGCTCTTCATCCTGCGAGGCCTGCCGGGGAGTGGCAAGTCCACGCTGGCGCGGGTCATTGTGGACAGGTACCGCGACGGCACCAAGATGGTGTCTGCCGACGCGTACAAGATTAACCCCGGCATTCGAGGAGACTTCTCTGAGGAGTACAAGCGGCTGGACGAGGACCTGGCGGCCTACTGCCGCCGGGACATCCGCGTCCTGGTGCTGGACGACACCAACCACGAGCGGGAGCGGCTGGAGCAGCTCTTTGACATGGCCGACCAGTACCAGTACCAGGTGGTGCTGGTGGAGCCCAAGACGGCGTGGCGGCTGGACTGTGCCCAGCTCAAGGAGAAGAATCAGTGGCAGCTGTCGGCCGACGAGCTGAAGAAGCTGAAGCCGGGGCTGGAGAAGGACTTCCTGCCGCTCTACTTCGGCTGGTTCCTGACCAAGAAGAGTTCCGAGAGCCTCCGCAAAGCCAGCCaggccttcctggaggagctgGGGAACCACAAGGCCTTCAGGAAGGAGCTGCGACACT tTGTCTCTGGGGATGAGCCCAGGGAGAAGATTGAACTGGTCACCTACTTTGGGAAGAGACCCCCAGGCGTGCTGCACTGCACAACCAAGTTCTGTGACTACGGGAAGGCTGCTGGGGCAGAAGAGTATGCCCAGCAGGAT GTGGTGAAGAAATCCTACGGCAAGGCCTTCACGCTGACTGTCACTGCCCTCTTCGTGACGCCCAAGACTGCCGGAGCCCGGGTGGAGCTGAGCGAGCAGGAGCTGCCGCTGTGGCCAAATGACGTGGACAAGCTGTCCCCCTCTGACAGCCTGCCCCGGGGCAGCCGTGCTCACATCACCCTCGGCTGCGCGGGGGACGTGGAGGCCGTGCAGACGGGCATTGACCTCCTGGAGATTGTGCGGCAGGAGAAGGGGGGCAGCCGAGGCGAGGAGGTGGGTGAGCTACACCGGGGCAAACTCTACTCCTTGGGCAGCGGGCGTTGGCTGCTGAGCCTGGCCAAGAAGATGGAGGTCAGGGCCATCTTCACGGGGTACTACGGGAAGGGCAAACCTGTGCCCACGCACGGCAGCCGCAAGGGGGGTGCCTTCCAGTCCTGCACCGTCCTCTGA
- the CNP gene encoding 2',3'-cyclic-nucleotide 3'-phosphodiesterase isoform X2, with the protein MSSSGAKDKPELQFPFLQDEETVATLQECKTLFILRGLPGSGKSTLARVIVDRYRDGTKMVSADAYKINPGIRGDFSEEYKRLDEDLAAYCRRDIRVLVLDDTNHERERLEQLFDMADQYQYQVVLVEPKTAWRLDCAQLKEKNQWQLSADELKKLKPGLEKDFLPLYFGWFLTKKSSESLRKASQAFLEELGNHKAFRKELRHFVSGDEPREKIELVTYFGKRPPGVLHCTTKFCDYGKAAGAEEYAQQDVVKKSYGKAFTLTVTALFVTPKTAGARVELSEQELPLWPNDVDKLSPSDSLPRGSRAHITLGCAGDVEAVQTGIDLLEIVRQEKGGSRGEEVGELHRGKLYSLGSGRWLLSLAKKMEVRAIFTGYYGKGKPVPTHGSRKGGAFQSCTVL; encoded by the exons ATGTCATCCTCAGGGGCCAAGGACAAGCCTGAGCTGCAGTTTCCTTTCCTGCAGGATGAGGAGACGGTGGCCACACTGCAAGAGTGCAAGACGCTCTTCATCCTGCGAGGCCTGCCGGGGAGTGGCAAGTCCACGCTGGCGCGGGTCATTGTGGACAGGTACCGCGACGGCACCAAGATGGTGTCTGCCGACGCGTACAAGATTAACCCCGGCATTCGAGGAGACTTCTCTGAGGAGTACAAGCGGCTGGACGAGGACCTGGCGGCCTACTGCCGCCGGGACATCCGCGTCCTGGTGCTGGACGACACCAACCACGAGCGGGAGCGGCTGGAGCAGCTCTTTGACATGGCCGACCAGTACCAGTACCAGGTGGTGCTGGTGGAGCCCAAGACGGCGTGGCGGCTGGACTGTGCCCAGCTCAAGGAGAAGAATCAGTGGCAGCTGTCGGCCGACGAGCTGAAGAAGCTGAAGCCGGGGCTGGAGAAGGACTTCCTGCCGCTCTACTTCGGCTGGTTCCTGACCAAGAAGAGTTCCGAGAGCCTCCGCAAAGCCAGCCaggccttcctggaggagctgGGGAACCACAAGGCCTTCAGGAAGGAGCTGCGACACT tTGTCTCTGGGGATGAGCCCAGGGAGAAGATTGAACTGGTCACCTACTTTGGGAAGAGACCCCCAGGCGTGCTGCACTGCACAACCAAGTTCTGTGACTACGGGAAGGCTGCTGGGGCAGAAGAGTATGCCCAGCAGGAT GTGGTGAAGAAATCCTACGGCAAGGCCTTCACGCTGACTGTCACTGCCCTCTTCGTGACGCCCAAGACTGCCGGAGCCCGGGTGGAGCTGAGCGAGCAGGAGCTGCCGCTGTGGCCAAATGACGTGGACAAGCTGTCCCCCTCTGACAGCCTGCCCCGGGGCAGCCGTGCTCACATCACCCTCGGCTGCGCGGGGGACGTGGAGGCCGTGCAGACGGGCATTGACCTCCTGGAGATTGTGCGGCAGGAGAAGGGGGGCAGCCGAGGCGAGGAGGTGGGTGAGCTACACCGGGGCAAACTCTACTCCTTGGGCAGCGGGCGTTGGCTGCTGAGCCTGGCCAAGAAGATGGAGGTCAGGGCCATCTTCACGGGGTACTACGGGAAGGGCAAACCTGTGCCCACGCACGGCAGCCGCAAGGGGGGTGCCTTCCAGTCCTGCACCGTCCTCTGA